The genomic region ACTTTGGAAGTTAGCTCGGTGATGTAAAAGGCCCCACCTGCAATTTCAAGCTTTCCGTTTTTCCGAAGCTTGTTGGTAACAGTCAGCAGATCTATGGGCTCACTTTCATTGAAAAGGTTCAATATGGCCTCATAGATTTCCTTATGTGCATCTTTATAAAAACTGGCTGGTTTTAGGATGTCAACCACCACGGTGATGGCTTCCTTTTCTAGCATCAATGCCCCTAAAACGGCTTCTTCAAGCTCTATTGCCTGTGGGGGGATTTTACCAATTCCCGTCCCAAATCCAAAATCATTATTTTGTTTTCTTCTAAAAGGAGACCTTTCCCTTCCTGTAGTATTACTTTCTGCCATAAGAACAAATGTAACCGCTTTGATGCAAAGATTTTCAACAATTTATTCACTTGTTATCAACACTTTATTAACCTGCTTATTGACAACATGTTACAAATCTACGCGCACAATACCATATTGATAATCGGAAAAAATATTTCATATTCCTTCTCCAACAGTTCCCTGGCTTTTTGAAATTAATATCTTTGTGACATGTCAAAAAAGTATCATTTTATTGCCGTTGGAGGCAGTGTTATGCATAACCTTGCCCTATCCATGGCAGCCAAAGGGTACCAGGTAACCGGGTCAGATGATGAAATATACGAACCATCCAAAACCCGATTAGGAAAGGCCGGAATCCTCCCAGATTCTTTTGGCTGGTTTCCTGAAAAAATCCATAATGACCTGGACGGGGTAATTTTGGGTATGCATGCCAGACCGGACAACCCTGAACTGCAAAGAGCCCAATCGCTCGGGGTTCCCCTATTTTCTTTTCCCGAATTTATTTATGAACAAAGCCGCAATAAAAAGCGCGTGGTCATTTCAGGAAGTCATGGAAAAACCACCATCACTTCCATGGTTCTACATATATTGAAGGAGGCCGGTATGGACTTTGATTATTTGGTAGGCGCACAGATCAAAGGCTTTGATTTGATGGTGAAACTTTCTGATGCTCCCTTGATTATCCTGGAAGGGGATGAATACCTGAGCTCCCCGCTTGACCACAGGCCGAAGTTTTTCCATTACCATCATGATATCCTGCTGATGAGCGGCATCGCCTGGGATCATTATAATGTTTTCCCCACCTTTGAAAACTACAGGAAACAATTTGAAGACCTAACCGCTATGACCCCAAAACAAGGTCAATTTATTTATTGTGACCTAGATAAAGAGGTTAGAAATATTGCCGGAAAAAACAATCATTTCCCCAAAACACCCTATGTTGCCCATCCTTATCAAATCCAGGATGGGAAAACCCTTTTGCAAACCCCCTTTGGAGAAAAAGAAATTTCTATTTTTGGGGAACACAACCTTCAAAATCTCCAAGGGGCCCTGGAAATTTGCAGGGCATTGGGCATTAAGGATGAGTTTTTCTACCAATCCATCTCCTCTTTCAAGGGTGCTGCAAAAAGGCAGGAAATCCTGGCCAATTCTGAAAACAGTCTTTTTATCCGGGACTTTGCCCATGCTCCATCTAAACTGAAAGCTACAGTAGAGGCCGTCAAAGAGCAGTTTCCCAAAAGGACCTTGATTGCTGCCCAGGAATTGCATACCTATAGTTCTTTAAATAAAGACTTTATTAGCAATTACGCCCATACCTTCGATGCAGCAGATGAGGCGATTGTTTATTTAAACCCTAAAGCCGTATCTTTGAAAAAACTGGAACTGATGGATGAGGCCATGCTTCAAGATGGTTTTAAAAGGAAAGACCTGAAGCTTTTCGTGGATATTGATCAGCTAAAAAATTATTTAGAAGCAAAACCTTATCAAAATACTAACCTGCTCCTGATGAGTTCCGGAAACTACGATAACATGGAGCTGGAAACACTTATCAAAAAAATAAATACCCATACAAAATGAATTT from Echinicola jeungdonensis harbors:
- a CDS encoding UDP-N-acetylmuramate--L-alanine ligase, with translation MSKKYHFIAVGGSVMHNLALSMAAKGYQVTGSDDEIYEPSKTRLGKAGILPDSFGWFPEKIHNDLDGVILGMHARPDNPELQRAQSLGVPLFSFPEFIYEQSRNKKRVVISGSHGKTTITSMVLHILKEAGMDFDYLVGAQIKGFDLMVKLSDAPLIILEGDEYLSSPLDHRPKFFHYHHDILLMSGIAWDHYNVFPTFENYRKQFEDLTAMTPKQGQFIYCDLDKEVRNIAGKNNHFPKTPYVAHPYQIQDGKTLLQTPFGEKEISIFGEHNLQNLQGALEICRALGIKDEFFYQSISSFKGAAKRQEILANSENSLFIRDFAHAPSKLKATVEAVKEQFPKRTLIAAQELHTYSSLNKDFISNYAHTFDAADEAIVYLNPKAVSLKKLELMDEAMLQDGFKRKDLKLFVDIDQLKNYLEAKPYQNTNLLLMSSGNYDNMELETLIKKINTHTK